The genome window TGGTTCAGGTCTACCTAAAAGACAGACGTTTCTGTATCGGTATTGCTGATTCTAATTGGGCTCGATGGTGGTTCACTGTGGGGTGCCCCAAGGCTTGGTGCTGGGTCCAATCATCTTTTCCATTTACATGCTCCCTCTAGGCCACCTCATACGCACCCATAATATCAGTTTCAATTTTTACGCAGATGATACTCATATCAATCTAAACTGTGACTCTGATAACAACTTtcagaacaaactgaaaaactgcTAAACTGTTTGCATGACATTTACAACTGGATGTCACAAAATTTCCTGCAGCTAAACGCTGATAAGACAGAGATATTAATCATAGGTTAAAATAGTGTAAACAACCACATTTCAAACAGTCTTGGttcactttctcattcaatAACTCAGCATTgcagaaatcttggtgtcattTTTGATCTAATCGTCAGGCTAGATAAATATGTTAATTCAATGGTTCAATTCTGCTTTTATCatctcagaaacatttcaaggaTTAGACCATTTCTTTCTGCCAAAAATCTGGAAACTGTTGTTTATGCTTTCATAACCAGTCGATTGGACTATTGTAATTCCCTGCTCTCTGgcatcagcaaaaaatccctCTCCCGCCTCCAGCTCATCCAAAACTCTGCTGCCAGGATTTTAACTTGGTCTAGGAAACATGATCACATTTCACCAAACCTGGCTTCCCTTCACTGGCTACGTGTTGCTTTTAGaatagattttaagattttatagATTACTTGCAGAGCCCAGAGAAGCCTTGCCCCAAATTATCTATCAGATCTCTTATCACCCTATGTCCCCTGCCACTCCCCGAGATCATCGGATGCATTGTTTCTTGTTGTTCCAAGGTCCAGATTGATACACAAAGGTAACAGAGCCTTTGCAGTCAGGGCTCCTAGACTTTGGAACAACCTGCCTGGGGAGATCAGGGCTGCAAACTCTGTCTCGTCTTTTAAATCACTATTAAAAACCCACTTGTTTCAAATTGCTTTTTGGtgatttcattatattttatagcATTTAGTtgattttattctatttgtgtttttatgatgtgattAGTTTTTATGGCTTTTAGATTGTTTGAttctctttgtattttaaatgtcttctgtttttactgtaaagcactttgtaactgtagtgctatataaattaagttattattattacatagcCTCTGATGAAAGGTAGCAAGTTAACAtcaatttgttttaaatggtCTCAAGCCACAAAAGTTTGTACCTACAGCCATAACGAAGTAGGTATGAGGTGGTATGTCTTTGCAGAacctttgcacacacacacgcacacacacacacacacacacacaccgtatTACCTGCACTGGTTAAAAATTGATATAGGCATGCGGCTCTTGCGAAATATGGAAGGAGTTTACTTGTTGAACAGGAAATGTGTCACTGTTTCTCCTCTACCCAGTAACTTCATTTGTTATCCTATTCACTGGTGTTAATCCTGCTTACCCTCTTTTTCCCTCTGTTGCCATGGATATGCTATTCCTATGGCAACTGCAGGCCTTTGTGGATGGCCTTGGGCCCCCACTGTAGAGGACTCTCTGAACCTTTCGTTACACATTCCCTTCAAGATCACAGACAAATCACACAAGTAGCACATACTCTAACTCTGTCTCTTAACTGTCATCCTTTCTTTCTCGCTCTGCCCTCCCCTCTTCTAGTCGCACGACTATGTCTTACTTATCAATCCTTGATGCACTGCACGTGTCCGAGACTGCCACACAGCTATTTGtcgttttaatgttcatttttggTAGATTACACTCTATGCATTCACTGTGCGCGTGATACCGAACGCCAGTTTCGGTAGAAAGACGGCTGTGATCAGATTTTTAGCGCGTGTGTCGCTGTCATAAGAGTCAGCGCACACAAGCTTTCTAATTTTCTGTAGCAATGGAAACCAGAGCTCCATCTTTAAAGATGCATGAGACTTCTTGAGCAACAGAGAATAGAGATGTAGGCTCTGCCAGAgaaagtgtttctgtgttaGAGAGAGTCAAAGAAAGGGAGGGCTGAGGTGAGGCTCACGCAGATGGCAGCGAGGGCCCAAGTGGAAGCAGAGTACAGTGTCAGGACTGTTCAGTGTGTGTAGGGCAGGTGGGGGGGGGCCTCCACCTGCTGAATGAACCCCATCAGCGTTGGGGAGTACCATGGGCTACGGGTGGGCTCGGCCCTGCTCAGCATTGTGGCGGGCTGCATCATCATCGGGGTGTCCAGGGAGTGTGATGCTGATGCTGTAGGAGGCATCTTCCTGGGAGCGGGGGGCCTCGGTGAGTGTGTAACTCCATTTAGGAATGACTGACCCAGATGTGGGAAAGTTATTTAACTGTTAAATGTTACTTGTTGTcttatttgctttttgctttGAATGTTGTATCTCATACATAAGTAATTTTCCGTAGTGATTGTCACTGAGTATTGATGGAAGATTCGCTACTGTGATAATGGATTAACTCTTATGTTTGGAGTCCTGTAGACCCCGATCCCTCTTTAGCAACTCAAAAAACatgcttatttttgttttttcacattgaTACTACATGACTTTTCTTGATTTTATAAGAATGAATGACATGTTTTAGGAGGTCGCTACAGAAAATGTCACATCACTTTTGTTTTGGGTCTCATTGCAAActataataatactaataactaTCAGGGAGATAGACCTCTAGTTAGGATAACATACTGTGCATTCTTTTGTCTGTGACTGACTTTTTGgttaacaaaacaaataaatatacagtaccagtgaGAAGTTTGGACAcgccttcccattcacttgaatgagaaagtgtgtcagATTACATGATACTGTGTTCATCACACTGCATCATATAATTTATAAGCAATGCTTTACCTTCATCAAATGTGCAAGCCAGTACAGTATGTGGCAAAAGGAAGAGTAACTGCGTCATTACTTTTATTGGGTTTATTGGGTTTTAATAAGgtcagaaaacaagaaaaaaacttttgattttgcaattattaatattatttttacacatacagcagTGTGGTCTGTTAGTTTTGTCTGGTTCATGGAGGACATCCTCATGTATGACAGGCCAACTGAcaaatatatgttaaaaaaaaaggtaaaaaactCAGATAAAAGATCTGTGGCTTGTGGCGTTTTCCATCCACCGCACTTGTAAAACACACCATGTGATCATTTGAGACAACAGTGTAACTGGAACCAACTGATATCTGGAGGAGTTGCACTGCCAAGATAAAGGAGCGTCTTAACTGCTTTCCTGGAGAGTTAAGAGCAAAGGCCAGGCCTTTTGATCTGACATCAGCATGCATAGTTAATGTGAAACACACTCTCACTGATGATTTGATCAgcttttaattattaatttgcCTTTCAGTCTACATTTAAATGCACTCAAGAATTTGGCAAATCAAAACTGTGCACAGCAGCTTGACAAGACATCCACCCTGGCAGCACTTGTGCAGCTAAGCAGCATCTAATTATGTGTTTTGGGGCTTATGTGCCATGATGCCTCCTCCGACACACAGGCTGACTAATGAGTATGAACAGAGTGTTCTCGGCAGACTCTTGTCACTCCTTCTGCAGTTTCATGACATTTTAAGCACAGACATGCATCACAGCCACCCTCAGGAGCTGCCAGGGTTTAATGCCAGTTCTTCTGGCTTATAAGGGAAATCAATAACTGTTGAATTGGAGCAGAGTGCCACTGAGAGGCACACAAGCCCTGCGGTTCAGATATTACTTAATACTTCAAGTtgaacaggaagaaacatcACACACTGCATCTGGTACACTAAAAATAATCTGAAGGCTACGTTAGGAGGACTGCAGCATGATGATGTTATTGTAGGTCGTAACGTCTGTAAGTATGAACGTCAGTGAAAACTGGAGGATAATTTCATACCCTCTGGTGTGGCCACTGTGGCACTTGAAAAATGGACAAATTGAATTAGCAGATTGCTGTGAATTGGAATGTGCAAGTGCTTAGATTTATGCATTTATAACAGCAATTACAAAGAATAAATgtgattgattattttttcttttacaagcCAAGATTGTGACTACAATTTACACACCTAAAAGCTGCTTGTTAATTCAGCCAATATTGATAAGGGCACTATAATAAAGTGTTAGTTAATCATTCAACAGATTAATTATACTCTCTGCTTTCTAGGCCTACTCATATCGATCTACCCCTTCATTAAAGCCTGGCTTAACATCAACCACATTCTTCCGTCCTTTGGTAAgttgtttaatattttttattaattatttgacagtttaaaaTTTTAAAGACTTGTGAatttaactgcattttaaaatcttgtttcaTTGCATGTGCAGCAGTTATTGAAAGACAATAATAAACCTTTTAGCTCTGaaaatttcaatatttttgtcCCAGGAAACTTCAGAGTGCACCCGACACCTGCCAATCCTGCTCCTGAACCACCGATAGAGACACTAAAAAGAGAAGGTGAGTGTGAAGGCAATTAATCACATGCAGCTATCACACACCATTCAAAGGTCTAGTATTAAGTTTATTACTTGATAGTGAGCCTTCAAACCCATGTCATGTTGCTGATAACAAA of Thunnus thynnus chromosome 12, fThuThy2.1, whole genome shotgun sequence contains these proteins:
- the kncn gene encoding kinocilin isoform X2 — its product is MNPISVGEYHGLRVGSALLSIVAGCIIIGVSRECDADAVGGIFLGAGGLGLLISIYPFIKAWLNINHILPSFGNFRVHPTPANPAPEPPIETLKREGTQSQLNLERSKSRMGTFVEGGPVSETNPDEGTSSDMPDVLSRRKLKQSPSDQDLP
- the kncn gene encoding kinocilin isoform X1, translated to MNPISVGEYHGLRVGSALLSIVAGCIIIGVSRECDADAVGGIFLGAGGLGLLISIYPFIKAWLNINHILPSFGNFRVHPTPANPAPEPPIETLKREGTQSQLNLERSKSRMGTFVEGGPVSETNPDEGIVNQTPNRGAFCCLFKPFTGERGDFQK